In the Candidatus Latescibacterota bacterium genome, one interval contains:
- a CDS encoding FG-GAP repeat protein, with protein MWRRTFFEVSIPNVLFLCVLLAVVVALPGNAIAQVQVKDYNEINSVYGLPGLPVDLGDYFGAAMTQLGDLDGDGISELVAGARDDVWIMFPDSRGLVKSYTRINSTSGGFTALLESGDSFGWSVEGIGDLDDDGIADLAVGAYGDDDGGDARGAVYILFLNADGTVKSHQKISATQGGFTGTLDNSDFFGSSLGELGDLDGDGVEDLAVGAFGDDDGGSSRGALWILFLNTDGTVKSYQKISDTAGNFTGTLDDVDYFANSITNLGDIDGDTVIDIAVGARNDDDGASGAGAVWVLFMNTDGTVKAHQKISRLEGNFSFVLESGQAFGEDLASPGDIDGDGTNDLVVGAPNQHSTYSYNYQGMVFSLLLNSDGTVKSYAKIDRTSFAGNLPSYGYFGYGITAAGDVDGDGIGDLAVAAYRDSECGSNVGSVYILPLASDGSLKSYYNNKINGTMGGLIGMMFDYEYFGSSVAGIGDIDGNGVGDMVVGATGDKERYSFVEGSIWVLLLDTLGTVEDYTKISAATGWPDSDLGSYSEFGCAVDSVGDLDGDGYTDLVVGASHDYDGFTEAGAVWVLFLDSDHTVKSHQKISSTSGGFTGILGTSVHFGSAVAGLGDLDGDGVEDIAVGSSGDNSNMGSLWVLFLNTDGTVKSHHKIGQSTGGFTGTLDYSDLFGSAVVNAGDIDGDGVTDLAVGAPLDDDGVGYDKGAMWVLFLDTDGTVQSHQKISALSGGFPSAELDTYDRLGSSLAAIGDQDGNGTPDLAASVPYDDEGGGDRGAFWTLFLKSDGTVASYAKIGDYSGNFSGTLYSYERFGSALAFLGDLDGDGFGDIAVGAHLDDNYEYSYNARGSVWTLRLEQEPASCAVSPASIDFGIIDYGTYVDTTFTVVNTGGVELTGTFSEVCDDFSIISGGGAYSIGPDSAHVVTVRYEPVARGVHGCVLDTGDDICSDVDLSGTTSTTVSVVTEPAGLSISVDGAPFVAPYQFVTGVGYSHGIGTDSLQVEGDTTYVFSGWSDGGFATHSFTAGAEDTVLTASFELLTSWGSIASIVDVPDDQGGWARMHIRRSVYDAPGEATYPITGYNIYRRVDEQAMVAGILETGKRLSKDDISSLERSGTERPQLLPAEESGVIAWDGRIFVNISGSTLSLAPPGLWEVVTSFYATQQDRYIQLVPTQADSSGTIPWEVFYISAHTTTPAVYFESPPDSGYSVDNIAPGVPLALAVAYNTGSGNALTWDISPEPDFQYYRIYRGGDPDFVPVPGEEVHSTATPYWTDTEIGVSGVYYKITALDDSGNESDSASPVTVTGDDLPSVPKAFALRQNVPNPFNPSTTIRFDLPRAVRVSLAVYNVKGELIATLADGEMTEGRKEVIWNARDVGGNAVASGIYFYRLVAGDFVQTKKMVLLR; from the coding sequence ATGTGGCGCCGTACTTTTTTTGAGGTTTCCATTCCGAATGTCCTTTTTCTTTGTGTGCTTCTGGCGGTAGTCGTTGCTCTGCCGGGCAACGCCATCGCACAGGTACAGGTAAAGGATTACAACGAGATCAACAGTGTATACGGCCTGCCCGGATTGCCGGTCGATCTGGGAGACTACTTTGGCGCGGCTATGACACAGCTGGGCGACCTGGACGGCGACGGGATATCCGAACTTGTCGCCGGAGCCCGCGACGATGTCTGGATTATGTTTCCCGACTCCCGTGGACTGGTGAAATCATACACGCGCATCAACTCCACATCAGGCGGCTTCACCGCGCTCCTTGAGTCGGGCGATTCGTTTGGATGGTCCGTCGAAGGCATCGGGGATCTCGACGACGACGGCATAGCCGACCTGGCCGTAGGAGCTTATGGCGACGATGATGGAGGGGACGCAAGGGGAGCTGTCTACATACTCTTTCTCAACGCCGACGGCACCGTCAAATCGCACCAGAAGATAAGCGCCACACAGGGAGGATTCACTGGCACCCTTGACAATTCGGACTTCTTCGGGAGCAGCCTGGGCGAACTGGGCGACCTCGATGGTGACGGAGTGGAGGACCTTGCCGTTGGAGCCTTTGGCGACGATGACGGGGGGAGCAGCCGCGGCGCATTATGGATACTTTTCCTCAACACCGACGGTACGGTGAAATCATATCAGAAGATCAGCGACACCGCGGGAAACTTTACCGGGACGCTGGACGACGTGGATTACTTCGCCAACTCTATCACGAACCTTGGGGACATAGACGGAGACACCGTGATCGATATCGCCGTGGGCGCGAGGAATGACGATGACGGAGCGTCGGGCGCAGGTGCGGTATGGGTACTCTTCATGAACACCGACGGAACGGTCAAGGCTCACCAGAAGATAAGCAGGCTCGAAGGAAATTTCTCTTTTGTGCTGGAGTCGGGTCAGGCTTTCGGCGAGGACCTCGCTTCTCCCGGTGATATAGATGGTGACGGGACGAACGACCTGGTAGTCGGTGCACCGAATCAACATTCGACATATTCCTACAACTACCAGGGGATGGTCTTCTCCCTGCTTCTTAATTCTGATGGGACAGTCAAGTCTTACGCGAAGATCGACCGGACCTCCTTCGCAGGAAATCTGCCCTCGTACGGGTATTTCGGCTACGGGATAACGGCCGCTGGCGATGTCGACGGCGACGGAATCGGCGACCTGGCGGTCGCAGCCTACAGGGACAGTGAGTGCGGAAGCAATGTGGGATCAGTCTACATCCTGCCGCTGGCAAGCGACGGATCCCTGAAGTCTTATTATAACAATAAGATAAACGGCACCATGGGCGGACTGATCGGGATGATGTTCGATTATGAGTATTTCGGTTCATCTGTAGCAGGGATAGGCGATATCGACGGAAACGGTGTGGGAGACATGGTGGTCGGTGCTACCGGGGACAAGGAGAGATACTCTTTTGTAGAGGGCTCGATATGGGTCCTTCTTCTCGATACGCTCGGAACAGTCGAGGACTACACCAAGATCAGCGCCGCTACGGGATGGCCGGATTCCGATCTCGGTTCATACTCGGAATTCGGTTGCGCGGTGGACTCCGTGGGCGACCTCGACGGTGATGGCTATACCGACCTGGTGGTAGGAGCTTCGCACGATTATGACGGATTCACGGAGGCCGGAGCCGTCTGGGTGCTTTTCCTCGATTCGGACCATACGGTGAAATCACATCAGAAGATAAGCTCCACATCCGGTGGGTTCACCGGCATCCTGGGAACGAGCGTACACTTCGGCTCTGCCGTTGCCGGCCTGGGCGACCTGGACGGTGACGGTGTGGAGGACATTGCGGTAGGTTCGAGCGGCGATAACAGTAATATGGGATCTCTCTGGGTCCTCTTTCTCAACACCGACGGGACGGTGAAATCGCATCATAAGATCGGCCAGTCTACAGGAGGATTCACAGGAACGCTCGATTACTCAGACCTGTTCGGTTCTGCAGTCGTCAATGCCGGCGACATCGACGGTGACGGTGTGACGGACCTGGCAGTCGGGGCGCCTTTAGACGACGACGGAGTAGGATACGATAAGGGAGCCATGTGGGTCCTGTTCCTGGACACCGACGGCACCGTACAGTCGCATCAGAAGATAAGCGCGCTGTCGGGCGGGTTCCCTTCCGCCGAACTTGATACCTACGATAGATTGGGATCTTCGCTGGCGGCCATCGGCGATCAGGACGGCAACGGTACCCCCGATCTCGCGGCCAGCGTACCATATGACGACGAGGGAGGCGGGGACAGGGGGGCGTTTTGGACCCTTTTCCTTAAAAGTGACGGTACTGTCGCCTCGTACGCGAAGATCGGTGACTATTCGGGCAACTTCAGCGGCACGCTGTATAGTTACGAACGTTTCGGTTCGGCGCTAGCCTTTCTCGGAGATCTCGATGGAGACGGTTTCGGCGACATCGCTGTCGGAGCCCACCTCGACGACAATTACGAATACAGCTATAACGCGAGGGGCTCGGTCTGGACACTCAGGCTCGAACAGGAGCCCGCCTCCTGCGCCGTGTCGCCCGCATCGATTGATTTCGGGATAATCGATTACGGAACGTACGTCGATACGACATTCACCGTTGTGAACACTGGCGGTGTGGAATTGACAGGTACTTTCTCGGAGGTCTGCGATGACTTCAGTATCATTTCGGGAGGGGGAGCCTATAGTATCGGACCCGATTCTGCACATGTCGTGACGGTCAGGTATGAACCCGTGGCCAGGGGCGTGCATGGATGTGTACTCGATACGGGAGACGATATCTGTTCGGACGTCGATCTGAGCGGAACCACTTCGACTACGGTCTCGGTCGTCACCGAGCCTGCGGGACTTTCCATAAGCGTGGACGGTGCTCCGTTCGTGGCTCCTTATCAATTCGTCACGGGTGTCGGGTATAGCCACGGTATCGGCACCGATTCGCTACAGGTTGAGGGTGACACGACATACGTATTCTCGGGCTGGAGCGACGGAGGGTTTGCGACTCATTCCTTCACAGCCGGCGCGGAGGACACGGTCCTCACGGCGAGCTTCGAACTTCTCACCAGCTGGGGCAGCATCGCTTCGATCGTGGACGTGCCCGATGACCAGGGAGGTTGGGCCAGGATGCACATCAGGAGATCGGTCTACGATGCTCCGGGAGAAGCCACCTACCCGATAACAGGATACAATATTTACAGGCGCGTGGATGAACAGGCTATGGTGGCCGGTATCCTGGAGACCGGAAAGAGACTTTCGAAAGATGATATCAGCAGCCTGGAACGTAGCGGCACGGAACGACCTCAGCTGCTGCCTGCCGAAGAAAGCGGAGTGATCGCCTGGGACGGCAGGATCTTCGTTAACATATCGGGCTCGACGCTTTCACTCGCGCCTCCCGGACTCTGGGAGGTTGTAACGAGCTTCTACGCGACACAGCAGGACCGGTACATCCAGCTCGTCCCCACGCAGGCGGATTCGTCCGGGACGATCCCATGGGAGGTATTCTATATCTCGGCGCATACTACCACTCCTGCAGTCTATTTCGAGAGCCCGCCCGACAGCGGATACTCGGTCGACAATATAGCGCCAGGCGTCCCTCTCGCGCTTGCCGTGGCCTACAACACCGGAAGTGGGAATGCGTTGACATGGGACATTTCCCCGGAGCCTGATTTCCAGTACTACAGGATATATCGTGGCGGCGACCCCGACTTTGTTCCGGTCCCCGGAGAGGAGGTCCACTCCACGGCGACACCGTACTGGACGGATACGGAGATCGGTGTCTCGGGGGTATACTACAAGATCACGGCACTCGATGATTCTGGTAACGAGAGCGACTCCGCATCGCCGGTCACAGTCACGGGAGATGACCTGCCATCAGTACCGAAGGCCTTTGCTCTGCGTCAGAACGTCCCGAACCCCTTTAACCCGTCGACTACTATAAGGTTCGATCTGCCACGCGCGGTACGGGTGAGCCTGGCCGTCTACAATGTGAAGGGTGAGCTTATCGCCACACTCGCCGACGGGGAGATGACAGAAGGCCGTAAGGAAGTCATCTGGAACGCAAGGGATGTCGGGGGAAACGCCGTGGCGAGCGGAATCTATTTCTACAGGCTCGTCGCAGGTGATTTCGTGCAGACGAAGAAGATGGTCCTGTTAAGATAA